The DNA segment ATATCGTTACGCGTTTTCTCTTCCGGCGTATGCGGCGCATGATCGGTCGCCACCATGTCGATGGTGCCGTCGATCAGCGCGTTCCATAGCGGCTCCCGGTTTGGCGCCTCGCGCACCGGCGGGTTGACCCGGACGATGCCGCCCGATTTCTCGTAATCCTTTTCCGACAGCAACAGATAATGCGGGCAGGTCTCGCCGGTGATCTCGACGCCGCGCGCTTTGGCTTCCGCCAGCGGGCGCAACTCGGCGGCCGAGGAGATATGCAGCACGTGGATGCGCGCGCCGGTCCATTCGGCGAGGATGGCTGCACGTGCGACCGCCTCGACTGCAACGACCGCGGGCCGTGACGCCAGGTGCGCCAGCGGCTCGGTGCGGCCGGCGGCGCGCAAGCGGGACTCGCGCCGCTCCATGATGGAATTGGTCTCCGCATGCAGCGAAATGCGTTTTCCGGTCGGCGCGACCAGTTCGAACAGCTCCAGCATCGCGCCGGTGGAAGGCGAGGGGATGCGCCCAAACGTGTTGCCCATGTAGCACTTGAAGCCGATGACGCCGGCTTCAACCAGTTCGTCGATATGTGTCAGGCTTTCCTCGCCGAGCACGGCATAGAGCCCGTAATCGACGTAGGCCTTCTCGGAAGCGAGCTTGTGCTTGGCCGTCAGCACTTCGGCATTCGCCACCGTCGGGATCGTGTTCGGCATGTCGAACACCGTGGTGACGCCGCCGAATGCCGCAGCCGCCGTGCCGCTGCCGAAATCCTCCTTGTGCGAATAGCCGGGATCGCGGAAATGCACATGGACGTCGATCGCGCCGGGCAGCACGTGCATCCCGCTCGCGTCTAGCGTCTCGATCGCCGCGGGCATGGCCTCGGGCGCGCCGATCGCGTGGATCTTGCCGTCCTTGACCGCGATGCTGGCGCGGTACTCTGCATCGGGCGAAACCACGATGCCGCCGTGGATGACGAGATCGACCTTGTCTTGCGTGGTCATCGTTTACGGCCTCCTCACAGCATCGCCCAGCCGCCATCGACCGGAAGGTCGACGCCGGTGATCTGGCGTGACACGTCGCTTGCAAAAAATAAACAGGCGTTGGCGACGTCCTCGTCGACCGTGATGCGTTTCAGCGCATAATCGGCAGCGTGCCGCTGTGCGGCCTCTTCCTCCGTGATGCCGAGCTTTTGCGCCATGTCGCGGCAGACCTTGTCGCGAAAACGCGGACCGTCGACCATGCCGGGCGCGACGCAATTGACGTTGATGTTGTGCTGGCCGACTTCGAGCGCGAAACTCTTGGTGATGCCGCGCAGGCCCCATTTCGAGGCCGAGTAGGCGACGCGCCCGGCGCGGCCGCGCATGCCGAAGGTGCCGCCGACATTGACGATCTTGCCGTAGCGCTGGTCGATCATGGTCGGCAGCACCGCACGCATGGTGTGGAAGCAGCCGTTCATGTTGAGCGTGACGATGTCGTCGAATTCCTCCGGCGTCGTCTGCACGCCGGTCTTGCCGATCGGCCCCGACCCGCCCGCGATATTGACCAGCACGTCGATCCGGCCGCCAAAGGCCTGTTTGGCCGCCTCCGCCGCAGCGTCGCACTGTTTGGCGTCGGTCAGGTCGCAGGCGACGACGACAGCGCTGCCGCCGCGCGACTTGACCTCGTTGGCGACAGGCTCGATCGCAGCAGTGTCGCGGCCGATCAGCACCAGCTTGCAGCCTTCATTGGCGAAAGCGTGGGTGACGGCGGCGCCCATGCCCTTGGCGGGGCCGGTGATGACAACGACGCGGTTTTCGAGAGAGAGCTTCATGGCTTGGTCCGTCTTGTGTCAGGTCGCGGGCCGGACCGAAGTCGGGCGTTCGCTCAATGGCGGCAGGAAGCTGCGGTCGAAGATTTCACCAACCGCGGGCGTGCGCGGCAGTTCCTTGGCCTTGACCACGATGTCGATCGCCTTTGTCATGCGTTCGTCGCTGATATCGCCGACGCCGATCTTGGCGATCTCCGGATGGCTCATCTCGTCGGCCATCGTCGCGTCCAGCCGCGCGCGTTCGATGGCGGGCTTCACCAGCGGCTCGCGCTTGACGACGGCGTCGATCGCGGCCTGCGGATCGGCGATGGCGTCCTTGATGCCGTGGTTCAGCGCCCGCACGAATCCCTTCACGGCCTCGGGATGTTCCTTGACCAGCTTGCGCGAGACGATGATGGCGTTGGAATAAAGATCCATGCCGTAGTTTTCGAATTTGATGAAACGCATTTCCTTGTCGGCGTCGATGCCTGAGAGTTTCGCGCTGAAGCGGATCGTGGTGACGTAGCCGAACACGCCGTCGACCTGGCCCTGCATCAGCATCTGCTCGCGCAGGTTCGGCTGCATGTTGACGATCTCGACCTTCGAGCAATCGATCTTGGCGGACGAACACAACGCCGGAAACAGCTTCAGCGCGCCGTCATTGGCGGGGCTGCCGAGCTTGCGGCCGACGAAATCGGCCGGCGTCTTGATCGGACTGTCGGTCTTCACGGC comes from the Bradyrhizobium erythrophlei genome and includes:
- the allB gene encoding allantoinase AllB, encoding MTTQDKVDLVIHGGIVVSPDAEYRASIAVKDGKIHAIGAPEAMPAAIETLDASGMHVLPGAIDVHVHFRDPGYSHKEDFGSGTAAAAFGGVTTVFDMPNTIPTVANAEVLTAKHKLASEKAYVDYGLYAVLGEESLTHIDELVEAGVIGFKCYMGNTFGRIPSPSTGAMLELFELVAPTGKRISLHAETNSIMERRESRLRAAGRTEPLAHLASRPAVVAVEAVARAAILAEWTGARIHVLHISSAAELRPLAEAKARGVEITGETCPHYLLLSEKDYEKSGGIVRVNPPVREAPNREPLWNALIDGTIDMVATDHAPHTPEEKTRNDIWTVDCGFPGVETQMPLMLTEINRGRATIRDYVRWSAENPAKQFGLYPRKGTLTVGSDADIAIVDMNRRWSIDDAKIQSKSKISPWQGWSCTALPIHTIVRGRFVMKNRVLNEQARGTGRSVHTIQKMPAPAPKNTDATMAAVTGGKG
- a CDS encoding SDR family NAD(P)-dependent oxidoreductase; translation: MKLSLENRVVVITGPAKGMGAAVTHAFANEGCKLVLIGRDTAAIEPVANEVKSRGGSAVVVACDLTDAKQCDAAAEAAKQAFGGRIDVLVNIAGGSGPIGKTGVQTTPEEFDDIVTLNMNGCFHTMRAVLPTMIDQRYGKIVNVGGTFGMRGRAGRVAYSASKWGLRGITKSFALEVGQHNINVNCVAPGMVDGPRFRDKVCRDMAQKLGITEEEAAQRHAADYALKRITVDEDVANACLFFASDVSRQITGVDLPVDGGWAML
- a CDS encoding ABC transporter substrate-binding protein; its protein translation is MIRTHAFRGMQALALSFALGLALSAGFAATAQAQTKIRMVLNWKYEGPQGMFFLADDRGYFKQEGLEVTFDQGNGSGAAVPQVANGAYDAGFGDINALVELAAKKPEDAPVGVLMIYDRPPFTVAVKTDSPIKTPADFVGRKLGSPANDGALKLFPALCSSAKIDCSKVEIVNMQPNLREQMLMQGQVDGVFGYVTTIRFSAKLSGIDADKEMRFIKFENYGMDLYSNAIIVSRKLVKEHPEAVKGFVRALNHGIKDAIADPQAAIDAVVKREPLVKPAIERARLDATMADEMSHPEIAKIGVGDISDERMTKAIDIVVKAKELPRTPAVGEIFDRSFLPPLSERPTSVRPAT